TAGTTCATTACAAATTTATCgatattatttcaatttaaagtattaaaagaaaaaataaattctcaGTTCTCTATATTTACGATGTAGATTTTCATTGACCATCTAGGAATACTTAGTCTTGCGAGATAGTTCTTGTTAATTCATGTAAAATCTCTATGCTCCATGCTCTACTCAAATCAGATGTATCAAGTTGACTTTCATAAACAACTTGATGCATTGATCCTTTGAGTGAAatgcaacaaaagaaaatggagGAAAATTCATTGACCGATCTCATCATCTCAATTCTTAGGATCTAGAACACCTTATGCATCTAGAGTTCACATATTGAATGCGTCCAAGCTTGTTTTATCGATGTATTAGAAATTATATCTTGGAACGACTATAATACTAAATATATCGCATATACTTTATCAACATGTGTTGTGGTGCTTTAGTGAAGTGTTTCACCATTAACCAGAGGTCTCGGGTTCGAACTTTGGATATGGAGAAAGAAAATCTTGTTGAGAGTGCTACCCTGAATGGACCCTGCAGAACGCGATTCTAATTTAGTCGGAGCTCAATATGAACTCCATACGACTGACGGaaccaaacaaaaatattacttatGCTTTACATAATGTAGCATTGTGTTAGTTATAATGAATGTGAATTCGCCTGTCCAACAAAATCTAATATGTTAGTAGATATAATCATAAAGTCTCATCAATTATCTCATTTTTTAGACAATTGTTTAGTAAATAGTCTTTTTTTTCTGCATGTAATTTATAGACTATTAGACCATGGTCTAATAATTctttttgcaaaaataaaaacatttaaaaaatatagattaacattttaaaaacctatatgttattgtaaatattaaataattactttatattttatccATCAAGTTAAAGCAATATTACATCAAAGGATAATAAacccaaaaattatatttgcacAATTTATACGTGAACGTCAATATGGTTAATCAATGTAAAAGCTTATAGTAACTTGCCACTTGTTGATATTTCGAAATTCGAATATTAATATGAGGTATATTTAAATGATCAAACCAGTATTAGtgattaaaacaaaatttgcTAATTAAAGAtctcaattttaaatatacgtataaaaaaaattatgataaaaagttttttttctttgacgACATGATAGttacaaatttgaattatttgtaaTACCAATATAAACATTCAAAATtctattaaaactttaaaaatataaatagcaACTATCCTAAATCATTTATGCCAGCCTagatatcatttttaatttttttttatcctagATATCCATTTGTTACCATCATTACAAGTTTTTATGCAACCATACTAAAGTTGGTAGGTCCATAAACTTTTCcctttttacttttatatatatatatatatataaacatattttagttttaataatttgataatatattcttaaaatttacTTCTCctcctaaaataaaataaaattgtcaatAGTGTTTTACTAGATTTGAAAAGAATTTTGAATCGTAACAATTTGTGTTTGATCAATCAATTTGAAAAGcattttttatcaatataagcacatcaatttatatatgatCAGAATTTTGTATGAATATTAATGTTTGACGAAAGAGAATattatctttcttcttttcttaaatcTATTTATTTAAACGTTTTAGAAGTTTGTATGAATATTATGTTTGATGAAAGAGAATTATTCGGATGATAAGCGGCCTAAAATTTAAAAGaggtaagaaaataaaataaaatattatgttaacaaaaaatgaaaggaaaaaaatacttGGGGAACTATTTTCATAAATTGGGCTTCGGCCCAATCTTGAACAAGTGAATAATCTTGGCCcacaattattaaatattttttaatacactatttttttataaaattatattaatttatcatcATTAGTGGGGAAATTGAGATGACATTAcaaatttaacaattaaaaacaagaaaatatatgaaggagaagtattatatatatgtttttgactttatacaaataccattttgaaaacatttttatcaccgaaaaagtttaacaggaaatttaaattattgtgCAATTATTTGAAGTCTAAATCTAGAGCTGACATTTAAATCGAATGTCAAAACCGAGTCTTAATTATTCGATTATTGTACATTAAAGCGAAAGATCACCAAATACCACATAATAAGGGGCAAACCGAGCACTTGCATGCATTAGGTGAAGAGAAATTTTTATCCAGTTATAACACGCTCAATTTACTTTCACAATTTGATTTTAGAGAGGATAtgatatatgtaaattttatttttacttttaagagATTGTTTTTGATAGATCGGTGACTCGAATTAGTATTTTTCCAAAGCCTGATACAAGGAAAATAAGACAATAaaatcacaatatatatatatatatatatatataaaaaaaaaagcaatataTAACATGACACACATTTAAGTGGAATGTCAATATCGAGTTTCAATTATCCGACTAACATATGTTGACGTGAAAGATCACCAAATACAACACAATAAGGGGCAAACAAAGCACTTGCATGAAAGACGAAACTAATCAATCATAATTCAAATAGTAAGAAGAGGAAAGAGAGAAATTTGTATACCGaattataacaacaataacaataatacagTCATGGAGTTACTATAATCCTATAAGTTGAGTTTGCAGAGAATATAATTATACATAATgttaaaattagttttaaatggAAGAAAGATCGTCATTTATAAACTCCCgactaaaaataaatagatcGAATCATTATTGCAAGGAAAATATGACAGAAAAATAACAAGATACAAAATAAATGAAgcaacaaataatataatatacattaaataatattaagatAGAAGATAATACACGAATACTAAATAAACCGTCAATAAATGTTAGAGGTAGCCCCCTAAAATATTACtccattattattatcattcgaaaaataaaaataattttcaagaaaataaattccttaatttatttcatactactatttatttaaaaattatataaaaatatgtaccaggtttaaaaaaactcaatatttttttaaaaataaaatattttgtaacaATTTTAACACACCTTGAATTGTCAAGTCAAATCAAACATTGCAAGTACTGAAAATCAGGTCAACTAATCTctgataaaaagtaaaaaaaaaaaaagaaaagaaaaaaagagtagtaCCTAATTCATGTAaggtcaaaaataaaataaaaatatatttaaaaaggtGAAAAATAGGTACAAATTGACATAATTATTCAAGCCTTTCAATTTTCTAGGCTTATAGCCATTTCAGTGATTACTGTTTCACCACATGCTCACCTGCCAGTATCTTTTTTTGGAAGTTTATAATGTTATTTTCACCTTAACTTAAACTCAGTATTACTTTAATTATTagtaatcaaaaaaaataattattatcaaaaCTAGTCGGATGTGAAACGGTGATGAGCTCATTTATTGCGCGACTTAAGGTTGAATTAGGGTTTGGATAAGTTTACAGTAAACATATAATGAGCCTAAATCAAAAATGTTAGAACATTAATAATGATCATGTCATAAACTATGTTGATAtacttaaaaaaacaattttataaaagaattaaaaatgatatgatCGAATTTAGATAGAATGAAAATATACACAGGACGATGAAGATGAGGTTGAGCCAGGGCGGATTTGGAGAGGGTATGGGTGGGGTATGAAACGGGGCCATGTGGGGCCGGCTAAAGCCTAAATTTTTGATATACTTGTgagattttcttctttattgtgATAGATAAAACACCTTACTAGTATGTTCCGATATTGTACGTTGATTATATGACTCATTCTTATACTTTCTTTAAAAAGTTGATGTGTTGATTTGTTTCTTCGAAGAGCTACGGTTTACAGTTGAAGataaacaataaaatgaattataataattttatgaataaatctCTCGTATTCTTCGTATTGTTATATTTATACAAGCAATTTTATTCGACAATTATTTCTATCGTCAGTGTCATTATTCATATTGTACGACAATCACATTCGTTAACTATCAGCAAATATCATTAAATGCCACCTTACAATCTAATAAATATATGCGTAAATATAgtactaaattaatttattaaaaaatttatttaagcaactttagtaaaaaatatatagtattagatgataagaaaaaaaatatattaattctttaatatttaaatctaaatataatttttttaatatacaatATGCTTTGAGATTCAACAATAATTTAATTGTTCAAacaaaaattgttttaatatttaCAGATTTCTAATATACAGAATATTTAGGttaactaaattaattgatttgctTCTGccctaattttttaatttaaaaaaaaaaagtcaaatcaaCTTTTAGAAAgttcaattatattatataaattaggaaaaaataaatattataaaaggaaaaaaaagtacaaaatgtCAGTGAAGAGTCACGGAATTACATCAAAAGTCACTCTATAGTTGAgttttacataatttaatatttttatcgaCTCAATTAGAACAtgacatattaaaatttatcagtaaatttaattaataaaatatataacattttaaaatagaatataaaatttgttatattaTGATCAACTTATATATAGGCACTCGAAAACACATACAAAATCTGTTTCacgatttaaataaaaatatttgttatgaTTATCTTATTACgtatccaaaaaaataattagaattaaactctatttaatttgaatattttaacttaatatttatttaattacttatatgTTACATTAAATTTGTTAtgcaatattatattaataatcaagggaccaaaaatattttcaaactcgatttttttaatattcaccCTCGTGCCACGAGAAATTCTTTTACTATTTCAGTCCCCAAATCTTTAGTGGCCCGTCGGAATGGCCCCTATCTGAAACTTAGTGTCCAATTTTGtcctttaataaattaaatttcagaAAATTATATCTTTGGTTGTCCTTTTGACACGTGTACACTCTTCTgcctactttttttttatatatatttttctctaattttattatattttattttgaaagcaCAAGTTTAGTGATGTAAATATCTAAgagaggaaaatttgaatatttcaagttcataattttaaaaaattggagGATCAATTTTGGTGTTAAACATCGTATTGTAGCATAATTGATGAAATAGAAATTCATTTTCGATGTGTTGCTTAGGCTTaaatataagttttataaaATAACGATGAAATCGACATTATTGTATAGGATAACGTATTTGATTATTcaagaatatttatatttaaagatGCAGGCATTAAGAATAAGAATAGTTAAATGAATGTGTATACATATTCTCATTGATACGATTAGAAAAGAAGTTATATTCGCCGAAGGGAAGGCGAATCAGTAACagataaaataaatgaagtaaatgaattGATAAACTTGAAATAAGTTTCATTATCTTgattagaaataattaaaaaaaattagaatagcTAATCTTAAATCAATATCAGCTTTCCAAAGAAATAACGTAATAGCTACATTAATAACACTTGAGATAATTTTACCAATCGCTAATTATAATGCTCCaacataaaattgaaaaagataaaaaacttttcttttttaaaaaatatactttaaaaaattataattagacTAAATCGATTCAATAAAGCTAATTCATATTAACGATTTTACCTATCATAGTCGAAATGCGAAAAAGATAGTTAAAGATGCGCCTAACTCTAAAAAGTTTGGTGATATGTGGTTAGGTTAGTGGCTTTGTTACAAGACTTTGACTATGTCCTAGCTAGCTCTTCAAGTTTTGAcactactttatttttattaatatcacttcatatgaatatataaagttaatagtatattttttttttaggcataatgcccaagtaccccctcaacttatgcccaaaatctcagagacacacttatactatactaaggtcctattacctcctgaatttattttattaataattttttactccttttaAACCTACGTGACACtctcttgtgggcccaacgatggttgactttttttttcaaactagtgccacgtaggctaaaaagggatagaaaattatttataaaataagtttagggggataataagaccttagtatagtataagtgtgtgtctgagatttcggacataggttgagaggtacttgtgcatttttccttttttttattataaaaaaaagagttgGTTTTGTCTGTCTAGTCCCTAACAAGTTATTTGGAGATAAACTAATGAATAGTGAAAATCTACAAGACaaacttattatttttccactttaattttatgattgatTGTACCTTTTACTTTTTTCAGAATAGtagtaaaatattataaatattttgttgaattAGTAAAACATAACTACAGTACATCTTTGTTCCCTTCCTTGAGATCATCAAATAGACATATTCTTTTATTGATTGGTGACTCCTTTTCCCCCCAACACTTCTTTTTAAGTTTTCATAAAACTTATTCTAATTTCGTCTTATATTAGTTGATCTTCTTGATTTAACGTATCAAAATCTTAATAAGCAGAGATATTTTATTGAGAGACTATAAACACCCCCCCCCCACTCCATCTCACCATAAGAGGTACCTCAACTAAAAACACTATATATACAAGAGTCGGAAAAAGTATTTATGattgttaaataaaaaataaaatttatgtattagtttttatataagttGTGTAATGTTTGTTAGTTagttaaaagataaattagTTACATATAAAATTAAGACGATTGATTTGTTATTTAGAATAATTGCTTAATTAATACATGTGTAAATTATGAGGAGATTAATGTATTATCTTAGGTAGGATAGAAGATAAAAGAATAGATATACACCCACACgataaatacatataattctAATCGTGGACCCTAACCAACATGAGTTGTCATATAGTGATGAGACTGTTTCACTCTTAGCTAGAGATCTAGGGTTTGAGTCATGTATATGAAGAAAATCTTCTTAGGAGCGCCACCCTTCAATAGGCTCTGTAGTACGCGATTCGAATTTAATCAAACTTTTAATATAAACTCTGAAGCTCGagtgaatttttctttttaaaaaaaatcagctTAAGGACCCCAAGTTAAAAAAGAGATAAGAATCAAATGCTTTTTAGCCTATCCCTATCTTTTCTTTATTAGAATTTGTAGTGTCTAAATTGGGTGGATTTGATACCTGAATTgaaaaaataccaaaatttatggccaaattAAGGAGTCCTTTTGTTGTCCCCaaagtttctttctttttcttattcccattttttctttatctttcatTATaggatttttattctttttattttggcaaaaatgTTTCCAactttctcaaaagttattttcctttctttaaaCCTTCTTTTTTAGGATATTTAGTCTATCTGTAATAGATAATCCatctaattattataattattattataattgctaaataaactatttttcttgtttttttttattacaagtGTAACATAGCTTTTATATTCTTAGATTATCGACAACTATTAATAGTTACTACGTGTAACTGTGTGTATAAAAAGTGAAATTTGTactacaaaatttaagaaagaatgtaaagtttttataatatactatgtaaaataactttaaattatttatgtgatTGCAAAAtatctcattaaaaaaaaattaaagtatatttctttatcaaaacaagggataatgtccaagtactccttcaacctatgctcgaaatctcagagacacactttatactatactaaagtcctattacccccctgaacttattttattaataatttttttaccccttttcgacctacgtgacactatcttgtgggcccaatgatggttgattttttttcaaattagtgccacgtaggctaaaaggcgtagaaaattacttataaaataagttcagggggataataggaccttaatatagtataagtgtgtctctggaatttcggatataggttgaggggtacttgtgcattatcccttaaaACAGACAAAAACACAAATCTTGAAACATAAATCAACACAGAAAAAATTAACttcattagaaaataaatttaaattaccggttataacaagttaaaatacattataaaatattaatcctAATCTCtctctatttcatattaattgtcCATATTgctcaaaataattattctaaatTATTGTCAAACTTACAAAAccacaataaaattaattatattacccccccccccctattttctcattaataacaattctttttaaaagtgtaaaattttaaaaataaaataaaatattaaaagaaataaataagtaaaacccCCCTTCTTATTAGTGATTATACATAAATTacaaacaattaaatataagaCGATAAAAATATCTAacacataataaaattaatcaaaatacacataatctaatttttaaatacattataaaattaatcaaaatatacaCAACCTAACTTCTTTCATTCTTTGCCTAATATAAACACAATCTCTATAATTAGAAACTTTTGCCTATctaccccccaccccacccacccacccctcTCTACAATTAGGTCATCACACACACAAACATTTCTTTGTATTCTGGTTTATTCTTTGTTCCCTCTTTTATAAATTCCCTCTTTCTTCATAACTCTCTTAGTtctatttttggaaaattaaaaaaaaaaaaactcctaaTGGCTAGAGAAAAAATTCAGATCAAGAAAATAGATAACTCCACAGCAAGACAAGTTACATTTTCAAAGAGGAGAAGAGGTTTATTCAAGAAAGCTGAAGAACTTTCTGTTCTCTGTGATGCTGATGTTGCTCTCATCATTTTCTCTTCTACTGGAAAATTATTTGACTATTCTAGCTCAAGGTACATATccatcattttttctttcatttaccTAATTATAACGACAGCAACATACTCAGTGAAATTCCGGGACCCGAAAAGAATAGTAGGTGTATGTAAAATCACCTAATTAtccttattttttgtttgtggtagctagattagttgttttctagactaaaaaaaagaaattgggaATAATTTTTGATTAGTTATTAAATAATAACGTATttagtaaaattttagaaatgaaTTTTGAGTAAAGTGATGTGTATGTGTATTTTATCTATAGGGTAGAGAGGTTTTTTCCGATGAATTTTAGGGCTAATTTAACAAGtgaaaattaaagtaatgatttttgttaattttttgtgaggaatgaagttttttttttttttttgggtattttcTAAATGGGTGACTTTAGTTAGTCATGATTGAGGAGAATGATTAGAATTATTGAGTTTTGGATTTTTGTAAATatagtttattaattaattattatattaaatggaTTTTTAGGTATAAATTTAGGGTTTGATTTTAAGTTATTGAGTTTTGttgaattcttaggaaaagTTCTTCGCTGTTGTTTACAAATGGGTGTCTTTAAGCTAGTCATGATTGACAAGAATTATATCGAGTTATTTAAATTCTGAAAGAAgattttgataaattgtttatatatgtaaaaagtgagattttataatataaatttaaaaatttgatcaaaagcTATTAGATTTCATCGTGCCCGCATACAAATCTCTTCTCTATTATTTAACAAGTTATGTGCACTGATAATATTACTAATATactttaatttgttataatacCAATTAAGTTACATAGTTTAATTTGTGTAGAAGTTAAGTTACTACTTTTGTCAAGTAATTTACTTATTAATTACTACATGGTTTTCACATAACATAAACACTTGCTATATTTAGCAACTATTGAGAAACCCACCTCAAGAAACTTTCTATTTTGTGTCATTTATTGACTCTTTTTTTTAggtaaataattaatgaaaaaaacttgaattttgtaTTAGAAAACAAAGCTTCTAAagactcaatttttatttaaaaaggaaTCAGAAAAAATGGAGAATAAACAATAATACCAACACAAAATGAGTGGTGTAGGAAGTAGTTAGTAGTTACCAGGTTATAAgaattttatgttgtttaaattcttcaaaaatattattacattatattaGATCATTTTATAACATGTAGtaatttttgatgatttgatgtgtcaatgtaaattttattcttttggattgaaaatatatattttcgcACACAATGACATTATTAAAGGATTCACAGAATATATATGTCAATTTcatttatgaaattcaaaaattttgttacattattaattaaattgacttgtaataacaaataatattttaaagctTAGatagaacaataaaaaaataaaagggaataAATTTAGCTGGATAATGTTATCGAAAGGGCCACCATATCTTATCTGTTTCACAGAAAGGCAATAATATTATatcttataatataaaaataaatattatcatgGGAACTATATATTTATGGTGAATAGGACAAACTCCTTTTAATGGGGAAAAAAAGAAGCATATTTTaggaattttatgttttttttttgtatggtaTAAGTAAAAAGTAACAAATTTGATGAGCTATTTTTTTGAGGTGGTTGTGTGTGgtatataaaataattgttttccCCCTCTACAAGTAAATGTTTTAAGAAAGCTATAATGAACTCTCTTCAttcggtattgtttgtcataatttttatttttagagttaaattatgaaaattttgacttacattttaagatgtattttttaatcatattaatatgtaaaaaattgtaatttatagtattttccatataattttaggatatctaatttttttgtttaaaatatcgaattaatctgatctaatttacctttgaaaattaatcaagtGACTTTAGATAAGTGCATCATGATAAACAATTCCGGACGAAGGGTGTATAATTAATctacattttaataatttgattttttttttataattcacTTATTTATCATCCTCGATATTTAAGCTTATTGAGTGTGTCATATATCAAAGATTAATAGATCGTCTTTTTATAGTCTTGAATAATCTTATACTTCATAGGTTTATTACTTTTGAAGTTGAGTCAGACTTATCCTTAGCTATTAGTATTATGTCGTTAAGTTGATAGGCCTGCTCGAATGGGGAAGAGGTGTTATCTATCCCACATTAGTTGACGGATGAGTTGTTTATGTCGGTGTTAagcaatatttttcatttgagaTTGAGTTAGATCTAAAGTCAATTTTCTCGACAGAAATTACAAATTTGTCTTTTACTTTCTTTGATGTTGTGTTCATGTGTCCCTAATATATTGGATACATGACACATACATACATTCTTCAAaggaatttaatatttatgtatgtatCGACATCATAATTGATCACATAAAAGATAACTATATATAATTCTACCGTTCATCAATGATTTACGTACgatcttaatatttttaatttctcatGAAGCATGAAACAAATTCTTGAGAGGCGTGATTTGCAttccaaaaatctggaaaaattgGATCAACCATCACTTGAACTTCAGgtaattaattcatttatttaatccttaattacattttaattagtttttaaacaaatattttgtttattttgtttgcaGCTTGTAGAAAATAGCAACTACTCCAGATTAAGCAAGGAAATTTCCGAAAAAAGTCATCGATTAAGGTATATTTATAGTTACATTTGAAATCGACTATATGTATTCTCACTGTTCTTTTTAGTTCAATTCATAATATCCATCATCACATACGTCAAACAAAAGTAAAAGAGAGACaagttaatttatatatatatatatatatatataaaaaattacgataataataataatattagaagTTCTCTAACAAGTAGCATCGATTAACAGGCAAATGAGGGGAGAAGAACTTCAAGGACTAAATATTGAAGAGTTGCAACAATTGGAGAGATCTCTTGAAACTGGATTGAGCCGCGTCATAGAGAGAAAGGTCGggatttaacttatatatattgacattataaaatatattttatgttattagtgTAATTTAATATGTCGTAACAAGTTATAATCgatttttcccctttttaataTCTTACACAACTTACGTTATCCATGTATCAGggtgataaaataatgagagAGATCAACCAACTCCAACAAAAGGTTAGGAACAATATCGTTTAAGTGATCTGGTAGTGTATAATTTTTGTATCGCAATTTTACTTGGTTTTCATCGACGCTGATAATTGTTAT
The DNA window shown above is from Solanum lycopersicum chromosome 11, SLM_r2.1 and carries:
- the J gene encoding MADS-box protein JOINTLESS isoform X1, which encodes MAREKIQIKKIDNSTARQVTFSKRRRGLFKKAEELSVLCDADVALIIFSSTGKLFDYSSSSMKQILERRDLHSKNLEKLDQPSLELQLVENSNYSRLSKEISEKSHRLRQMRGEELQGLNIEELQQLERSLETGLSRVIERKGDKIMREINQLQQKGMHLMEENEKLRQQATLLRLKRSKARCGYFCMLLEEGEKKK
- the J gene encoding MADS-box protein JOINTLESS; the protein is MAREKIQIKKIDNSTARQVTFSKRRRGLFKKAEELSVLCDADVALIIFSSTGKLFDYSSSSMKQILERRDLHSKNLEKLDQPSLELQLVENSNYSRLSKEISEKSHRLRQMRGEELQGLNIEELQQLERSLETGLSRVIERKGDKIMREINQLQQKGMHLMEENEKLRQQVMEISNNNNNNNNGYREAGVVIFEPENGFNNNNNEDGQSSESVTNPCNSIDPPPQDDDSSDTSLKLGLPYSG